A region of Bacteroidota bacterium DNA encodes the following proteins:
- a CDS encoding tetratricopeptide repeat protein, with amino-acid sequence MRKRVILFIVIVLGIFHLPKALGQKNAKVDSLLNELKKTQPDTLKIKVLNGLAKALRNTETAKALEYGTQANKLAMEQNYASGVAYSSDILGVISLHFGDSKKALYYHFIALQIFKKLQDLKGESFALNNIGAVYSQLKNYKKAGQYYQMSLNIKKQLGLFKEVSSSLINLGNIEMNNKNISKCISYYLLALNNSTQYKDSNNISIALINLGEAYIDIKNYSKALYYYNQALQLIEKTGVLFHKAHSRYAIGKIYSNMGNYVLAESELSKALVLATQIGSKTLRLNIYRYSYQLFKKQNNFEKALHFNELYLALNDSLYNQENAENINEMQARFDLQQKEEQIKNLNNEREIIEANKSKEILIKNFLIIVVVFISIITFITIRIIIIKQRTNKILTVKNGQIQTQQTEIEKINTELETYNKELMKENVSARYEILKSKINPHFLFNNLSTLSSLIIYDQKQALSFVAKFAKLYRSILELSNTQVISLKEELEVVDSYLYLCKMKYTDSLTLNIDKKLLVMDCFIPPFSIQLLVENAVKHNNIDVNSVMMIDVYAEEDYIVVKNVFNPKTDEEASTGLGQTNITERYKIITDKLPLFESKEGWYIAKIPFITDRA; translated from the coding sequence ATGCGAAAAAGAGTAATACTTTTTATTGTAATAGTGCTTGGCATTTTTCATTTGCCAAAAGCATTAGGTCAAAAAAATGCCAAGGTTGACAGTTTACTAAACGAACTTAAAAAAACGCAGCCAGATACCTTAAAAATTAAAGTATTAAATGGTTTAGCCAAAGCCTTAAGAAATACAGAAACAGCAAAGGCTTTGGAGTATGGAACGCAAGCCAATAAATTAGCTATGGAGCAAAACTATGCTTCAGGAGTTGCTTATTCATCGGATATTTTAGGGGTTATTAGTTTGCATTTTGGCGATAGCAAAAAAGCTTTATACTATCATTTTATAGCGCTACAAATTTTTAAAAAACTGCAAGACTTAAAAGGAGAATCGTTTGCCTTGAATAATATAGGTGCAGTGTATTCGCAGTTGAAAAATTATAAAAAGGCTGGTCAATACTACCAAATGTCGTTGAATATAAAAAAGCAATTAGGTCTTTTTAAAGAGGTAAGCAGTTCGCTGATTAACTTGGGTAATATTGAAATGAACAATAAAAATATTTCCAAGTGTATATCCTATTACTTGTTGGCTTTAAACAACTCCACTCAGTATAAAGATTCCAATAATATATCCATTGCCTTAATTAATTTAGGGGAGGCTTATATTGATATTAAAAATTATAGCAAAGCACTGTATTATTACAATCAGGCTTTACAATTAATTGAAAAAACAGGGGTTTTATTTCATAAAGCTCATTCGCGTTATGCCATTGGTAAAATATATAGCAATATGGGTAACTATGTATTGGCCGAAAGTGAATTAAGCAAAGCGTTAGTACTGGCTACACAAATTGGTTCCAAAACGCTTCGTTTAAATATTTACAGGTACTCTTATCAATTGTTTAAGAAACAAAACAATTTTGAAAAGGCATTACATTTTAATGAATTGTATCTGGCTTTAAATGATAGTTTGTACAATCAGGAAAATGCGGAAAATATAAACGAAATGCAAGCCCGTTTTGATTTGCAGCAAAAGGAAGAACAAATAAAGAATTTAAACAACGAGCGGGAAATTATTGAGGCCAATAAATCGAAAGAAATTTTAATCAAAAACTTTTTAATTATAGTAGTAGTTTTTATCTCTATCATTACTTTTATAACCATTCGAATTATTATTATAAAGCAAAGAACAAACAAGATTTTAACGGTAAAGAATGGACAGATTCAAACACAACAAACGGAGATAGAAAAAATTAATACTGAGTTGGAAACTTACAATAAGGAGCTAATGAAAGAGAATGTGTCAGCCCGGTATGAAATATTAAAATCTAAGATAAACCCACACTTTTTATTTAATAATTTAAGCACGCTTTCCTCGCTTATTATTTACGATCAAAAGCAGGCTTTATCTTTTGTAGCCAAGTTTGCCAAGCTATACCGTTCTATACTGGAGCTAAGCAATACACAAGTGATAAGCTTAAAAGAAGAGCTGGAAGTGGTAGATAGTTATTTGTATTTGTGTAAAATGAAATATACAGATAGCTTAACATTAAACATAGATAAGAAACTGCTGGTGATGGATTGTTTTATTCCGCCTTTCAGTATTCAGTTGTTGGTGGAGAATGCAGTAAAACATAATAATATTGATGTGAATAGTGTGATGATGATAGATGTTTATGCGGAAGAAGATTACATAGTAGTTAAAAATGTTTTTAACCCTAAAACTGACGAAGAAGCAAGCACCGGTTTGGGGCAAACAAATATTACCGAACGGTATAAGATAATTACTGATAAGTTGCCTTTATTTGAAAGCAAAGAAGGTTGGTATATAGCTAAAATTCCTTTTATTACTGATAGAGCTTAA
- a CDS encoding LytTR family DNA-binding domain-containing protein, producing MKCVIIEDEPHVAKHLNYLLLECDKQIQVLTILSTVIDSVTWLRENEVDLIFMDIQLLDGNSFEIFDYIQINTPIVFTTSYNSFAVEAFKQNSIAYLLKPIDIDELRVALTKYKNWFGKSESYNNLTLIESTYQKRLLLKTTNNLHALDVTDIAFFYVKYKQVFIKDKTGKAYPFENTLEFIEKKLNPDFFFRINRQFIVNRDAIKEMYNETRGRVKIVTSPTFQEEMIVSIDRAIEFKKWLNN from the coding sequence ATGAAATGTGTAATAATAGAAGATGAGCCACATGTAGCCAAACATTTAAACTACCTGTTGTTGGAGTGCGATAAACAAATACAGGTTTTAACGATACTGTCAACCGTTATTGATTCGGTAACATGGTTAAGGGAGAATGAGGTTGATTTAATTTTTATGGATATTCAACTGCTGGATGGAAACAGCTTTGAAATATTTGATTATATACAAATTAATACACCTATTGTATTTACTACCTCGTATAACTCCTTTGCAGTTGAAGCTTTTAAGCAAAACAGCATTGCTTATTTATTAAAACCAATAGATATAGATGAGCTAAGGGTAGCACTTACTAAATATAAAAACTGGTTTGGTAAAAGCGAATCGTATAACAATTTAACCTTAATAGAATCAACTTACCAAAAGCGTTTACTTTTAAAAACTACTAATAATTTACATGCCTTAGATGTAACCGATATTGCATTTTTTTATGTTAAATACAAGCAGGTGTTTATAAAAGATAAAACAGGAAAAGCCTATCCGTTTGAAAACACTTTGGAGTTTATAGAAAAGAAACTGAACCCTGATTTTTTCTTTAGAATTAACAGGCAGTTTATTGTAAACCGGGACGCCATTAAAGAGATGTACAATGAAACAAGAGGACGTGTTAAAATTGTTACATCGCCTACTTTTCAAGAAGAAATGATTGTAAGCATTGATAGGGCTATTGAATTTAAAAAATGGCTAAATAATTAA
- a CDS encoding T9SS type A sorting domain-containing protein, with translation MKKTIKQLILIFCVLGLLKETNAQNWGFEATPSTPPNTWTIVTGTWVTNTNPTFVRTGTQSMGITGPVTTGTTIYNTSASVVVPTSSTHFLITMAWAKASDPSNGVGYIGYRGTTTVLNPSTAAAGQPANMNNTSFSRIISVSTATVAAGSYGPAIRAFQTASATPATTVYTDDYIVYASTSNIPDTVSPNVVTSPVAYIGSPFAITWTNGLDTAANSSGRKGVIVLRTTGSVTTAPLLNNQATYHPSGGVFGTSSFTQAGNIWQVVGATTDSSVTYLNDTSAVSSTTYTYAVLNYDYAHNYSDAVLVTPTPGPLMTYVSSSVNKLTGTVRNGATFVMNRFTIQTTGNNSPLRVTKFNLSTLGSASPTTDILRARIFSTKASGVFDSTRLVGTFNSPNGSFSISGIDTLLPGSNFYWLVYDIPTGAINCNVVDAVSDSIIISGTLYIPSVIPSTGNVVVSSQLNGIYTINPTLPAGCGTNNFISILSAVNYLNVYGASGPVTFNVAAGSSYTHAPTILSTTGTLTAPIVFQKSGTGANPIVYGVNGVGTADGLIVLNGVNYITFDGIDLVDSISNTSALRMDFGYLIRNASATTGSSNNIIRNCKIILNRATTTSFGILQSASTTGGGVAATSLTGANHNNRYENVKIENTYKGISLIGTAGFPDSNCVVTSANGDTTIVGANTANDIGNGTALVYGINAADQKNVEISKCWVRNLTHTSTSTIQGIFIDNGSTTVDYGTARVWGNVVYNINRITSTSATGTVHGIRIDASTTANAIVYNNVVYAVSNTSTVATATANQMVRGISFGTTTGTGTASFFYNSVSINSSGLSNSTAAFWKGGAGNTVVRNNIFSNTSPAQTGVSKHYASYISAGTIAASNNVYWAPDVNGFVGFATTDKSSLAAFAAALTATSPADGNELGSANANPSFASASNLTLAGTTPAVQSGVSIVSPVAITTDILGNARSTSSATTIGAYESTQILLDSAAPVITNVVIVNSASPTVTANISDNGNSVSAGDVRLWYRLGTTGVFTAIVPDSIPTINMNGTYKWSTSLSSLPSGVYQFYIAARDVAGLGLNIAVNPIQATTFSGFSTSDPVNYLNNPDAGVTTRSFTKTATISSGTYAVGASSFPYLKLTDVANAVNAGQITGDLIFELQANYDGTTGEVFPITFNPLNTIGGNWTVTIRPATGVTGRETSGYPASAVPIINFDGADRIVLDGRPGGVGTSSEWTIKSKRSTVSTNSPCVQFINGAQSDSLLYLKLESGNTTTTSGTVLFSTTNASAGNSYNVISNCEIRDRSDSVGAPAVAIYSAGTAGFPNDSIRILNNNIFNWITSGIQSTATGNGAGWKISNNHFYMTTAQTTAQTAIRFLNASVKNIIENNFIGGSAVNAGGTAWTNSGSIAWRGIVANTSQTDSSFIRNNTIQNIALTGTSTGTYGGIELTGGLNSVNNNIIGSTSVANSIQSSMLGTHISLWSNGTTNVPNFYNNTVANITSTGNTTAVGHNGIRITSSVTAGTLTIKGNTIFGLSAANPTASISTASLVGILTLSPSTLQTIANNVVYDLTTSGGPTNNATTAIGINIDDAASVGNISANRVYNIKNISTHLGAKVFGINLTNGGTWTVANNMVSLGSDVVNDIIIVGINDSITGALNLYNNSVLISGVNGTAVDTSSAYRRFRTSNVNSRNNIFGNIRTSASINYASAIYTATPATTYKANYNALYTNSSQIGLWLGVSRDFLDWKTVTLHDSNSVNLPTAFVANTNLHLTSPTIGDVTFAGRPIAGVTTDFDGEPRDLAKPYMGADENVSSPLPVKLVLFTAKKVNNDVVVEWSTSSEINTNLFVVEASHNGKDFFKVATVKAMGNSSSLVNYRSMHTNAKQAMGNIAYYRLLAIDNDQFTETSNTVKVVFDEAQASIELYPNPFTDVIHINFTNSTSEVVNVTITDINGKQIMAENYNLKSAKENVEIKNLTNLKAGIYFVQVTTGTETKTVKMVK, from the coding sequence ATGAAAAAAACAATAAAACAATTAATACTTATTTTTTGTGTTTTAGGTCTTTTAAAAGAAACAAATGCGCAAAATTGGGGATTTGAAGCAACACCATCCACACCTCCTAATACTTGGACAATTGTTACTGGCACATGGGTTACGAACACGAATCCTACTTTTGTAAGAACTGGAACTCAATCAATGGGAATAACGGGACCAGTTACAACAGGTACTACAATCTATAATACATCTGCATCAGTAGTTGTGCCTACTAGTAGTACACACTTTTTAATTACTATGGCTTGGGCTAAAGCCAGTGATCCCAGCAATGGTGTTGGATATATAGGTTATAGAGGAACAACAACAGTATTGAATCCATCTACAGCTGCTGCCGGTCAACCGGCCAATATGAATAATACTTCATTTTCACGAATTATTTCTGTTTCAACAGCCACTGTGGCTGCAGGAAGTTATGGGCCGGCAATCAGGGCTTTTCAAACGGCTTCTGCTACTCCTGCCACAACTGTTTATACCGATGATTATATTGTTTATGCAAGTACCTCTAATATTCCTGATACAGTATCTCCTAATGTGGTTACTTCCCCCGTTGCATACATTGGGTCTCCTTTTGCAATAACATGGACAAATGGATTAGATACAGCTGCAAATTCCTCTGGAAGAAAAGGAGTAATTGTACTTAGAACTACAGGAAGTGTTACTACTGCTCCACTGCTCAATAACCAAGCTACTTATCATCCTAGTGGTGGTGTATTTGGTACTTCATCATTTACTCAAGCGGGTAATATTTGGCAAGTAGTGGGGGCAACAACAGATTCGAGTGTAACTTATTTAAATGATACAAGTGCAGTCTCTTCAACTACGTATACTTATGCTGTATTGAACTATGACTATGCACACAATTATAGTGATGCTGTTTTAGTAACGCCTACTCCCGGGCCTTTGATGACATATGTAAGTAGCAGTGTGAATAAGCTAACAGGAACTGTTCGTAATGGTGCAACATTTGTAATGAATAGATTTACCATTCAGACTACAGGCAATAATAGTCCCTTACGAGTTACTAAATTTAATTTATCTACATTAGGTAGCGCTAGCCCAACTACAGATATTTTACGAGCACGTATATTCAGTACAAAAGCATCAGGTGTTTTTGATTCAACAAGACTAGTAGGAACATTCAATTCACCTAATGGATCTTTTAGTATATCAGGAATTGATACCTTACTTCCCGGCTCCAATTTTTATTGGTTAGTTTATGATATACCTACTGGAGCAATCAACTGTAATGTTGTAGATGCGGTGAGTGATAGCATAATTATTTCTGGTACACTCTACATACCTTCTGTTATTCCTTCAACAGGAAATGTGGTTGTTAGTTCTCAATTAAATGGTATTTATACAATCAATCCTACCTTACCTGCAGGATGCGGAACTAATAATTTTATAAGTATTTTAAGTGCTGTAAATTATTTAAATGTTTATGGTGCATCCGGACCTGTAACTTTTAATGTTGCAGCGGGAAGTTCATACACGCATGCTCCCACCATATTAAGTACAACAGGTACCTTAACCGCACCAATAGTATTTCAAAAAAGCGGAACTGGTGCCAATCCAATTGTATATGGAGTTAATGGTGTAGGGACTGCCGATGGACTTATTGTATTAAATGGAGTTAATTATATAACTTTTGATGGAATTGATTTAGTTGACAGTATTTCAAATACGTCTGCATTAAGAATGGACTTTGGCTATTTAATAAGAAATGCAAGTGCCACAACAGGTTCATCAAATAACATTATTCGTAATTGTAAAATTATACTTAACAGAGCCACTACAACCAGCTTTGGTATTCTTCAATCAGCGAGTACTACCGGTGGTGGTGTAGCTGCTACTAGTTTAACAGGAGCTAACCACAATAACCGTTACGAAAATGTAAAAATTGAAAATACATATAAAGGAATTAGCTTAATAGGTACTGCAGGATTCCCTGACAGCAATTGCGTAGTAACGTCTGCAAATGGAGATACTACTATTGTTGGAGCTAATACCGCTAACGATATTGGAAACGGAACGGCATTGGTGTATGGAATTAATGCAGCCGATCAGAAAAATGTAGAGATATCAAAATGCTGGGTACGTAATTTAACCCATACCAGTACATCAACCATACAAGGTATATTTATTGATAACGGTTCTACTACGGTTGATTATGGAACAGCCAGGGTATGGGGAAATGTGGTTTATAATATTAACCGTATTACCAGCACTTCAGCAACAGGAACAGTTCATGGTATTCGTATAGATGCTTCTACTACTGCAAATGCTATAGTTTATAACAATGTAGTATATGCTGTTAGCAATACATCAACTGTTGCTACTGCTACAGCTAATCAAATGGTAAGAGGTATTTCGTTCGGAACAACTACAGGAACAGGAACAGCTTCATTTTTCTATAATTCAGTTTCTATTAATAGTTCAGGATTAAGCAATTCAACTGCTGCTTTCTGGAAAGGTGGTGCCGGTAATACTGTAGTAAGAAATAACATATTTTCAAATACATCACCTGCACAAACAGGTGTTTCAAAACATTATGCTTCGTATATAAGCGCAGGAACTATTGCAGCATCTAATAACGTTTATTGGGCTCCGGATGTTAATGGTTTTGTTGGATTTGCTACGACTGATAAAAGTTCGTTGGCTGCATTTGCAGCAGCACTTACTGCAACAAGCCCTGCTGATGGAAATGAGTTGGGTAGTGCCAATGCCAATCCTAGTTTTGCCAGTGCTTCCAATTTAACATTAGCAGGAACAACTCCTGCCGTTCAAAGTGGAGTATCAATTGTTTCACCAGTGGCTATTACAACTGATATTTTAGGTAATGCCAGAAGTACAAGCAGCGCAACAACTATTGGTGCTTATGAGTCGACACAAATTTTATTAGATAGTGCTGCACCGGTTATTACTAATGTAGTTATTGTCAATTCAGCTTCACCAACTGTAACAGCCAATATAAGCGATAATGGTAATTCAGTAAGTGCGGGCGATGTAAGGCTTTGGTACCGATTAGGAACAACAGGTGTATTTACTGCTATTGTACCTGATAGTATTCCAACAATAAACATGAATGGAACTTATAAATGGTCAACTTCATTGTCATCATTACCATCAGGTGTTTATCAGTTTTATATTGCAGCAAGAGATGTGGCCGGTTTGGGACTTAACATTGCTGTGAACCCAATTCAAGCGACTACTTTTTCAGGCTTTAGTACAAGCGATCCGGTAAACTATTTAAACAACCCAGATGCAGGTGTTACTACACGCTCGTTTACGAAGACGGCTACTATTTCAAGTGGAACTTATGCAGTAGGGGCTTCAAGTTTCCCTTATTTAAAACTAACCGATGTGGCTAATGCCGTAAACGCTGGTCAGATAACAGGTGATTTAATTTTTGAATTGCAAGCAAATTATGATGGTACAACAGGCGAAGTTTTCCCTATTACGTTTAATCCATTAAACACCATCGGTGGCAACTGGACGGTTACTATTCGCCCGGCAACAGGTGTAACAGGCAGAGAAACTTCGGGCTATCCGGCTTCGGCAGTGCCTATTATTAACTTTGACGGTGCTGATAGAATAGTATTGGACGGAAGACCAGGTGGAGTAGGAACAAGTAGCGAATGGACTATTAAAAGTAAACGTAGTACCGTATCAACCAATTCGCCATGCGTACAGTTTATAAACGGAGCACAAAGCGATAGTTTATTATACTTAAAATTAGAAAGTGGAAACACTACTACCACAAGTGGTACCGTTTTGTTTTCAACTACCAATGCATCGGCAGGTAATAGTTATAATGTAATTAGTAATTGTGAAATACGTGATAGAAGTGATTCTGTGGGAGCTCCGGCAGTAGCTATTTACAGTGCAGGTACAGCAGGATTTCCCAATGATAGTATACGTATTTTAAATAACAATATTTTTAACTGGATAACTTCAGGTATTCAATCAACAGCAACAGGTAATGGAGCAGGATGGAAAATAAGCAATAACCATTTTTATATGACCACTGCACAAACCACGGCTCAAACAGCTATCCGCTTTTTAAATGCATCGGTAAAAAATATAATCGAAAACAATTTTATAGGAGGCTCTGCTGTTAATGCAGGTGGTACAGCTTGGACTAATTCAGGTAGTATTGCATGGCGTGGCATTGTAGCCAATACCAGCCAAACAGATTCATCGTTTATACGTAACAATACCATTCAGAATATAGCTTTAACGGGAACAAGTACTGGAACCTATGGAGGTATAGAATTGACAGGTGGTTTAAATAGTGTAAACAATAACATTATAGGAAGCACTTCTGTTGCCAATAGTATTCAAAGCTCAATGTTAGGTACACACATATCGTTATGGAGTAATGGAACCACCAATGTTCCTAACTTTTATAATAACACGGTTGCCAATATTACATCAACAGGTAATACAACTGCGGTTGGTCATAACGGTATCAGGATTACTTCATCAGTTACAGCAGGTACTTTAACCATTAAAGGCAATACCATTTTTGGTTTATCAGCAGCCAATCCTACAGCATCTATCAGTACAGCATCGTTAGTAGGTATTTTAACATTAAGTCCTTCCACTTTACAAACCATTGCCAATAATGTAGTGTATGATTTAACTACATCAGGCGGGCCAACTAACAATGCCACAACGGCTATTGGTATTAATATAGACGATGCTGCTTCGGTAGGAAACATTTCTGCCAACAGGGTATATAATATTAAGAATATAAGTACCCATTTAGGTGCCAAAGTATTTGGTATTAATTTAACCAATGGTGGTACCTGGACGGTAGCCAATAATATGGTGTCATTAGGAAGCGATGTGGTAAACGATATTATTATAGTAGGTATTAACGATAGTATTACCGGTGCACTTAACTTATACAATAACTCTGTTTTAATTAGTGGTGTAAACGGGACGGCTGTTGATACCAGTTCAGCATACAGAAGATTCAGAACCTCTAACGTAAACAGCAGAAACAATATATTCGGTAATATAAGAACAAGTGCCAGTATAAATTACGCATCGGCTATTTATACTGCCACACCAGCTACTACTTACAAAGCCAATTACAATGCCTTGTATACCAACAGCAGCCAAATTGGTTTATGGTTGGGCGTAAGCAGAGATTTTTTAGATTGGAAAACAGTTACCCTGCACGATAGTAATTCCGTTAACTTACCAACAGCTTTTGTAGCCAATACTAATTTGCATTTAACAAGCCCGACCATTGGAGATGTAACTTTTGCAGGCAGACCAATAGCAGGTGTTACAACAGATTTTGACGGAGAGCCAAGAGACTTAGCTAAGCCATATATGGGTGCAGATGAAAACGTAAGCTCACCGCTTCCTGTAAAACTGGTTTTGTTTACTGCTAAAAAAGTAAATAACGATGTAGTAGTAGAATGGTCAACTTCGTCAGAAATAAATACCAACTTATTTGTGGTGGAAGCTTCGCATAATGGTAAAGACTTTTTTAAAGTAGCTACTGTAAAAGCTATGGGTAACTCAAGCAGCTTAGTAAACTATAGAAGCATGCATACCAACGCAAAACAAGCCATGGGTAATATAGCTTATTACAGATTGCTGGCTATTGATAACGATCAGTTCACAGAAACATCAAACACTGTAAAAGTTGTTTTTGATGAAGCACAAGCAAGCATAGAATTGTACCCTAATCCGTTTACCGATGTAATACATATAAACTTTACCAATAGTACCAGTGAAGTTGTTAATGTAACTATAACAGATATAAATGGAAAGCAAATAATGGCTGAAAATTATAACCTGAAATCAGCAAAAGAAAATGTAGAGATAAAAAATTTAACCAACCTGAAAGCAGGAATTTATTTTGTACAGGTTACTACAGGCACTGAAACTAAAACAGTGAAAATGGTTAAATAA